In a genomic window of Streptomyces sp. BHT-5-2:
- a CDS encoding protein kinase domain-containing protein, with product MGEVHRAVDLEAAPGSTQYEVALKTVLRNRTGLLVEAAEGNKETQRFHREVKIMRMLSQGHPNLTHLIAGGVDDAPGGSGLPYLAMELLDGHTLGLLMDEEPQLPVSWVAAIGAQIASGLAAAHTAGVVHRDLKPANAMLLRDGTVKILDFGMGSIVDDPDQTRLTSTGVSVGTARYMAPEQFRAEPVSAAADLYALGCVLYEMLIGRPPFSARTAYELSVQHQYDPPPRLTIVRPDLPQALVRLISRLLEKEPENRPENATLVREALIPHALAPDATVGLLAPEWTAMDPVARLRADLPQPAAVKPAPVPRRSPRLPETMDVFGIHKNLIQEYESFTRSATVIRDARIENFVEDDLASKSQWPDPWLSLNPFFADGGQVTDLVRDGLLHPRCAEIFQTGKKEDARRPDGRPLTFHRHQREAIEAAQEGGSYVLTTGTGSGKSLSYIVPIVNQVLRERDAAAPGTPRRVRAIVVYPMNALANSQLKELEKYLRHGFGEGREPVTFARYTGQEDEERRKELRRNPPDILLTNYVMLELMLTRPDDRDGLIRNAEGLQFLVFDELHTYRGRQGADVALLIRRVREACRAGQNLQCIGTSATMSTEGTWEDQRREVARVAGRLFGTTVLPTRVIGETLVRATDQPPAAVPPERLRMPAAPRAYEALTRDPLARWVESQFGLEEEPDTGRLRRCAPQTIESAAEELSTGSGVPADQVREAIRATLEAGSQAKHPVTERPLFAFRLHQFLSKGDTVYTTLENPLTRPLTRTFQLEQPGSGGMPLYPLSFCRECGQEYLTVWRTEGRDGVFRYEPRRGTSASGGREGEGCLYVGVPGEDYAWPADPQRAVDDRRLPESWLEQDANGLTVVKKSYRERVPRRIVVDSLGTESAAGVEGGQGLEAAFVPAPFLFCVHCQVSYEQTRGRDFAKLATLDQEGRSSATSLISASILKSLRAVPEKSLDKEARKLLTFVDNRQDASLQAGHFNDFAQVTQLRGALYAAVVRSGEEGVRHDDLTLAVTEVMGLAPREYTGVADQPPSMERRATKTFRDVVGYRLYRDLERGWRITMPNLEQTGLLRIDYEDLEWVAARAERWESAHPVLREIDAELRAEIARTLLDFLRRGLAIDVQYFRDDFDALKGASEERLTGPWVLSESDKPNVGTAYPYGSKPGMERTALFLSPRGKFGKYLRRNVPALREAPQDDVQGVIETLLTVLRDADLVREVEAAPERSGPAFRRRVAEKRTGYRVSAAAIVWRAGNGETGAIDPLTRTYSHGEGPRVNPFFRDLYRDAATELAGLYAREHTAQVPPEDRLLREEEFRTAELPLLYCSPTMELGVDISSLNAVMMRNVPPTPANYAQRSGRAGRSGQPALVTTYCATGNSHDQYYFRRSEAMVSGQVAPPRLDLANEDLVRSHVQSIWLAETEMKLGTAVPDVVDVAYDPESGDRPDPRMVLPLHTHIRDRSLDEGARRRAVAAAHNVLAPLISDFQDTTWWYDEWIEDRVERAADRFDESFDRWRELFRAAVLDQYEQNKRVVDHTLSQGEQGRARTRRRQAETQTNLLLNRSTDNKSVMSDFNPYRYLASEGFLPGYSFPRLPLAAYIPRSGNRRNADGDYLQRPRFLAIREFGPGALIYHEGARYQVTRIQLPPDASGDLATAEARRCDTCGYHHPVRPGLDRCAMCRTELTGKRTGLIHLHTVYTTPRERISSDEEERRRAGFRLETSYAFQDHGVRKGRLTSQVTDGEGAAVLALDYGDSATVRITNLGRVRDKEDVQDGYWLDLGDGRWLNDRAAADAVEGTGMPVVDEDGNEKRRRKRVLPYVEDRRNILVATLDEPLPEPVAFSVLYALERGIEAAFELEDSELTAELLPPPEGPRRRLLFTEAAEGGAGVLRRLRQERGALAKAARAALEICHFDPDTGEDLGGPEGGEECARGCYACLLTYGNQTHHRLLSRHAARPLLLLLASSQTEREGRGESRSEQFHRLAAPAAAGSGGPARNGSDGPAAPTPLEADLEALIASGDLLGWLKAKGYRLPDEVDVLVPEAAAKPDLVFRMDGARLAVFVDLSDHGADSTRDREAGYRLEEAGWDVLRFRAGSDWDAVADDNATYFQTR from the coding sequence ATGGGAGAGGTGCACCGGGCCGTGGACCTGGAAGCCGCACCCGGTTCGACGCAGTACGAGGTGGCGCTGAAGACGGTGCTGCGCAACCGCACAGGCCTACTGGTCGAGGCCGCGGAGGGGAACAAGGAGACACAGCGCTTCCACCGTGAGGTGAAGATCATGCGCATGCTCTCCCAGGGGCACCCCAACCTCACCCATCTGATCGCTGGCGGGGTCGACGACGCACCGGGCGGCAGCGGTCTTCCCTACCTGGCAATGGAGTTGCTCGACGGCCACACCCTGGGCCTGCTGATGGACGAAGAGCCGCAGCTCCCGGTTTCCTGGGTCGCCGCGATCGGCGCGCAGATCGCTTCCGGCCTCGCCGCCGCGCACACAGCTGGCGTCGTCCACCGCGACCTGAAGCCGGCCAACGCGATGCTGCTGCGCGACGGCACCGTGAAGATCCTCGACTTCGGCATGGGCTCCATCGTCGACGACCCCGACCAGACACGGCTGACCAGCACCGGGGTGAGCGTCGGCACGGCCCGGTACATGGCGCCCGAGCAGTTCCGCGCCGAGCCGGTCTCCGCCGCGGCCGATCTCTACGCGCTCGGCTGCGTCCTCTACGAGATGCTGATCGGCCGCCCCCCGTTCTCCGCCCGGACCGCCTACGAGCTGTCCGTGCAGCATCAGTACGACCCGCCGCCGCGGCTGACCATCGTCCGGCCCGATCTGCCGCAGGCCCTGGTGCGCCTGATCTCCCGGCTCCTGGAGAAGGAGCCGGAGAACCGGCCGGAGAACGCCACCCTGGTCCGCGAGGCCCTGATCCCGCACGCGCTCGCCCCCGACGCGACGGTCGGCCTGCTCGCCCCGGAGTGGACGGCGATGGACCCGGTGGCCCGGCTCCGCGCCGACCTGCCGCAGCCCGCCGCCGTGAAGCCGGCCCCGGTACCGCGCCGTTCGCCCCGCCTGCCGGAGACCATGGACGTCTTCGGCATCCACAAGAATCTGATCCAGGAGTACGAGAGCTTCACACGGAGCGCCACCGTCATCCGTGACGCCCGAATCGAGAACTTCGTCGAGGACGACCTGGCCTCGAAGTCGCAGTGGCCCGACCCCTGGCTCTCGCTGAATCCGTTCTTCGCCGACGGCGGCCAGGTCACCGATCTGGTCAGGGACGGGCTGCTGCATCCCCGCTGTGCCGAGATCTTCCAGACCGGCAAGAAGGAGGACGCCCGCCGTCCGGACGGCCGGCCGCTCACCTTCCACCGCCATCAGCGCGAGGCAATCGAGGCGGCCCAGGAAGGCGGCTCGTACGTGCTCACCACCGGCACGGGTTCCGGTAAGTCGCTCTCCTACATCGTGCCGATCGTGAACCAGGTGCTGAGGGAGCGGGACGCGGCCGCTCCGGGAACTCCGCGACGGGTAAGGGCGATCGTCGTCTACCCGATGAACGCGCTGGCCAACTCCCAGCTCAAGGAGTTGGAGAAGTACCTGCGGCACGGCTTCGGGGAGGGCCGCGAGCCGGTCACCTTCGCCCGGTACACGGGCCAGGAGGACGAGGAGCGGCGCAAGGAGCTGCGCCGGAATCCGCCGGACATCCTGCTCACCAACTACGTGATGCTGGAGCTGATGCTCACCCGGCCGGACGACCGCGACGGTCTGATCCGTAACGCCGAAGGCCTGCAGTTCCTCGTCTTTGACGAGCTGCACACCTACCGGGGACGGCAGGGAGCGGACGTCGCGCTGCTGATCCGCCGGGTCCGCGAGGCATGCCGTGCGGGACAGAACCTGCAGTGCATCGGCACCTCTGCGACCATGTCCACCGAGGGCACCTGGGAGGACCAGCGGCGGGAGGTCGCCCGGGTCGCGGGCCGCCTTTTCGGCACCACGGTGCTGCCCACCCGGGTGATCGGCGAGACGCTGGTCCGGGCCACCGATCAGCCACCGGCGGCCGTTCCCCCCGAGCGGCTGCGGATGCCCGCGGCGCCCCGCGCGTACGAGGCACTCACCCGGGACCCCCTCGCCCGCTGGGTGGAGTCCCAGTTCGGCCTTGAGGAGGAGCCGGATACCGGGCGGCTGCGCCGCTGCGCGCCGCAGACCATCGAATCGGCCGCCGAGGAACTGTCCACCGGCTCCGGGGTCCCCGCCGACCAGGTCCGGGAGGCGATCCGCGCCACCCTGGAGGCCGGTTCCCAGGCCAAGCACCCGGTGACCGAACGTCCCCTCTTCGCCTTCCGCCTGCACCAGTTCCTCTCCAAGGGCGACACCGTGTACACGACCCTGGAGAACCCGCTCACCCGCCCGCTGACCCGCACCTTCCAGCTGGAGCAGCCGGGCAGCGGCGGCATGCCGCTGTACCCGTTGTCGTTCTGCCGGGAGTGCGGTCAGGAGTACCTCACGGTGTGGCGCACGGAAGGCCGTGACGGCGTCTTCCGTTACGAGCCACGGCGTGGCACCTCGGCTTCCGGTGGCCGCGAGGGCGAGGGCTGTCTGTATGTCGGGGTGCCGGGCGAGGACTACGCCTGGCCCGCCGATCCGCAGCGGGCCGTGGACGACCGGCGGCTCCCGGAGTCCTGGCTGGAGCAGGACGCGAACGGTCTGACGGTGGTGAAGAAGTCCTACCGGGAGCGGGTGCCCAGGCGCATCGTCGTCGACTCCCTCGGCACGGAGAGCGCGGCAGGCGTGGAGGGCGGCCAGGGCCTGGAGGCCGCGTTCGTCCCGGCGCCATTCCTGTTCTGTGTGCACTGCCAGGTGTCGTACGAGCAGACCCGCGGCCGTGACTTCGCCAAGCTGGCGACGCTCGACCAGGAGGGCCGCTCCTCCGCCACCTCCCTGATCTCGGCCTCCATCCTCAAGTCACTGCGCGCGGTGCCCGAGAAGAGCCTGGACAAGGAGGCCCGCAAGCTCCTCACCTTCGTCGACAACCGTCAGGACGCCTCGCTGCAGGCCGGCCACTTCAACGACTTCGCGCAGGTCACCCAGTTGCGCGGGGCGCTGTACGCGGCGGTCGTGCGCTCCGGTGAGGAGGGGGTACGCCACGACGACCTGACTCTGGCGGTGACGGAGGTGATGGGCCTCGCGCCACGCGAGTACACCGGTGTCGCCGACCAGCCGCCGTCCATGGAACGCCGGGCGACGAAGACCTTCCGGGACGTCGTCGGCTACCGCCTCTACCGCGACCTGGAGCGCGGCTGGCGGATCACCATGCCCAACCTGGAGCAGACGGGCCTGCTGCGCATCGACTACGAGGACCTGGAGTGGGTGGCCGCCCGCGCCGAGCGCTGGGAATCGGCGCACCCGGTGCTCCGCGAGATCGACGCGGAGCTCCGTGCCGAGATCGCCCGCACCCTCCTGGACTTCCTGCGCCGGGGCTTGGCCATCGATGTGCAGTACTTCCGGGACGACTTCGACGCGCTGAAGGGCGCCAGCGAGGAGCGGCTGACCGGCCCCTGGGTCCTCAGTGAAAGCGACAAGCCGAATGTCGGCACGGCCTACCCGTACGGTTCCAAGCCCGGTATGGAGCGCACCGCTCTGTTCCTCTCGCCGCGCGGGAAGTTCGGCAAGTACCTGCGCCGGAACGTACCCGCGCTGCGCGAGGCACCGCAGGACGATGTGCAGGGGGTGATCGAGACCCTGCTCACCGTGCTCCGCGACGCCGACCTGGTGCGCGAGGTGGAGGCAGCACCGGAGCGTTCGGGGCCGGCGTTCCGTCGGCGTGTGGCGGAGAAGCGCACCGGGTACCGGGTGTCGGCCGCCGCGATCGTGTGGCGGGCCGGAAATGGGGAGACGGGGGCGATCGACCCGCTGACCCGCACCTACAGCCACGGCGAGGGGCCGCGCGTCAACCCCTTCTTCCGCGATCTGTACCGCGACGCCGCAACCGAGCTGGCGGGGCTCTACGCCCGCGAGCACACCGCACAGGTGCCGCCGGAGGACCGGCTGCTGCGCGAGGAGGAGTTCCGCACGGCCGAACTGCCGCTGCTCTACTGCTCGCCGACGATGGAGCTGGGCGTCGACATCTCCTCGCTCAACGCGGTGATGATGCGCAACGTGCCGCCGACCCCGGCCAACTACGCCCAGCGTTCCGGCCGTGCGGGCCGTTCGGGGCAGCCGGCGCTGGTGACCACGTACTGCGCGACGGGCAACAGCCACGACCAGTACTACTTCCGCCGCTCGGAGGCGATGGTCTCCGGCCAGGTCGCACCGCCCCGCCTCGATCTCGCCAACGAGGACCTGGTCCGCTCGCACGTCCAGAGCATCTGGCTGGCGGAGACCGAGATGAAGCTCGGTACGGCCGTACCTGACGTCGTCGACGTGGCGTACGACCCGGAGAGCGGGGACCGGCCCGATCCCCGGATGGTGCTGCCGCTGCACACGCACATCCGTGACAGGTCGCTCGACGAGGGCGCCCGGCGCCGCGCGGTCGCCGCCGCGCACAACGTGCTCGCGCCGCTGATCTCGGACTTCCAGGACACGACCTGGTGGTACGACGAGTGGATCGAGGACCGTGTCGAGCGGGCCGCGGACAGGTTCGACGAGTCTTTCGACCGGTGGCGTGAGCTGTTCCGAGCCGCCGTGCTCGACCAGTACGAGCAGAACAAGCGGGTGGTGGACCACACGCTCAGCCAGGGCGAGCAGGGCCGCGCCCGCACCCGCCGCCGGCAGGCCGAGACGCAGACCAATCTGCTGCTCAACCGCTCCACCGACAACAAGTCGGTGATGAGCGACTTCAACCCCTACCGCTATCTGGCCTCCGAGGGCTTCCTCCCCGGCTACAGCTTCCCGCGCCTGCCGCTGGCCGCGTACATCCCGCGTTCGGGCAACCGGCGCAACGCCGACGGCGACTATCTCCAGCGGCCGCGTTTCCTGGCGATCCGCGAGTTCGGTCCGGGTGCGCTGATCTACCACGAGGGCGCCCGCTACCAGGTGACCCGGATCCAGCTGCCGCCGGACGCCTCCGGCGATCTGGCGACGGCGGAGGCACGCCGCTGCGACACCTGCGGTTACCACCACCCGGTCCGTCCGGGCCTCGACCGCTGCGCGATGTGCCGTACGGAGCTGACCGGAAAGCGCACCGGCCTGATCCATCTCCACACCGTGTACACCACCCCCCGCGAGCGGATCTCCTCCGACGAGGAGGAGCGGCGCCGGGCCGGTTTCCGGCTGGAGACCTCGTACGCCTTCCAGGACCACGGGGTCCGCAAGGGCCGTCTCACCTCACAGGTGACGGACGGAGAAGGTGCCGCCGTCCTCGCTCTCGACTACGGCGATTCGGCCACGGTCCGCATCACCAACCTGGGCCGGGTCCGCGACAAGGAGGACGTGCAGGACGGCTACTGGCTGGACCTGGGCGACGGCCGCTGGCTCAATGACCGGGCCGCGGCGGACGCCGTGGAGGGCACCGGGATGCCGGTGGTCGACGAGGACGGCAACGAGAAGCGCCGCCGGAAGCGGGTCCTGCCGTACGTGGAGGACCGGCGGAACATCCTGGTGGCGACGCTGGACGAGCCACTGCCGGAGCCGGTCGCGTTCTCCGTCCTGTACGCCCTGGAGCGGGGCATCGAGGCCGCCTTCGAGCTGGAGGACTCCGAGCTGACGGCCGAACTCCTGCCGCCGCCCGAGGGGCCGCGTCGCCGGCTGCTCTTCACCGAGGCAGCAGAGGGCGGAGCCGGTGTGCTGCGCCGGCTGCGACAGGAGCGAGGGGCGCTGGCGAAGGCGGCCCGCGCCGCCCTGGAGATCTGCCACTTCGACCCGGACACCGGCGAGGACTTGGGCGGTCCCGAGGGCGGCGAGGAGTGCGCCCGCGGCTGCTACGCCTGTCTCCTGACGTACGGCAACCAGACCCACCACCGCCTGCTGAGCCGCCACGCGGCCCGCCCGCTGCTGCTCCTCCTCGCAAGCTCGCAGACCGAACGCGAGGGCCGTGGCGAATCCCGGAGCGAGCAGTTCCACCGGCTGGCGGCACCCGCCGCAGCCGGGTCCGGCGGCCCCGCCCGGAACGGCAGCGATGGCCCCGCCGCGCCCACTCCGCTGGAGGCCGACCTCGAAGCCCTGATCGCCTCGGGTGATCTCCTCGGCTGGCTGAAGGCCAAGGGCTACCGGCTGCCGGACGAGGTCGACGTCCTGGTTCCGGAGGCCGCCGCCAAGCCGGATCTGGTGTTCCGTATGGACGGTGCCCGTCTCGCGGTCTTCGTCGACCTTTCCGACCACGGCGCCGATTCCACCCGGGACCGCGAGGCCGGCTACCGCCTGGAGGAGGCCGGCTGGGACGTGCTGCGTTTCCGGGCGGGATCCGACTGGGACGCCGTGGCGGACGACAACGCGACGTATTTCCAGACCCGTTGA
- a CDS encoding transposase, producing MATVCVLAFPLSDRQAAEAVRCRLDFKYALALELDDPGFHHSVLGDGRDRLAQDGHADQMLDLALGRLAGAELVKQRGR from the coding sequence TTGGCCACCGTCTGCGTGCTGGCGTTCCCACTGTCCGACCGGCAGGCCGCCGAGGCGGTGCGCTGCCGCCTCGACTTCAAGTACGCCCTGGCTCTGGAGCTAGACGATCCGGGCTTCCACCACAGTGTGCTGGGCGACGGCCGCGATCGGCTCGCTCAGGACGGCCATGCCGACCAGATGCTCGACCTTGCTCTGGGACGCCTGGCGGGGGCCGAGCTGGTCAAGCAGCGGGGGCGGTAG
- a CDS encoding site-specific integrase: MLVPHYTPHSMRHTCASWLVQKGVSLYEVQHLLGHESFQTTQRYAHRQPDARKAVLDAWQRMETLLAIAS; this comes from the coding sequence CTGCTCGTTCCGCACTACACGCCGCACTCCATGCGTCACACGTGTGCTTCGTGGCTTGTCCAGAAGGGGGTGTCGCTCTACGAGGTCCAGCACCTCCTGGGCCACGAGAGCTTTCAGACCACGCAGCGCTACGCACACCGTCAGCCGGACGCGCGCAAAGCCGTCCTCGACGCCTGGCAGCGCATGGAGACCCTCTTGGCCATTGCTTCGTAG
- a CDS encoding toll/interleukin-1 receptor domain-containing protein, whose product MDEVFLNYRTGDGEKTAALIDQELSRRFGRKSIFRASKSIAPGAAYPESLLTALRRSSLFLAVVGPDWTNFQHRLHDPEDWVRKEIEEAFACGLPVVPVLDGRKTNRLSRADLPPEIALLADLQSVPFDTHDVETGLRRIGDLVAEMVPGLRDLTRTDGASPESEAVTNSIGDVGGTVVQGRDFTGDVGGTVVKDSHGPVHTGHGDIYQNSRHDSGGRHFSGHGMTYFEGDNHGGVQHQFRAPDPREDGGR is encoded by the coding sequence ATGGACGAGGTTTTCCTCAACTACCGCACCGGCGACGGGGAGAAGACCGCCGCGCTGATCGATCAGGAGTTGTCACGTCGCTTCGGTCGGAAATCCATCTTCCGTGCGTCGAAGTCCATCGCCCCTGGGGCGGCCTACCCCGAGAGCCTGCTGACCGCACTTCGACGCAGCTCCCTCTTCCTGGCCGTCGTGGGGCCGGACTGGACGAACTTCCAGCACCGGCTGCATGACCCGGAGGACTGGGTGCGCAAGGAGATCGAGGAGGCGTTCGCCTGTGGGCTTCCGGTCGTTCCCGTATTGGACGGCCGGAAGACGAACCGGCTGAGCCGGGCGGACCTACCGCCCGAAATTGCTCTGCTCGCCGACCTCCAATCCGTTCCCTTCGACACCCACGACGTCGAGACGGGTCTCCGGCGCATCGGCGATCTGGTGGCCGAGATGGTCCCCGGCCTGCGCGACCTGACCCGGACCGATGGCGCGTCGCCCGAGTCGGAAGCCGTGACGAACTCGATCGGGGACGTCGGCGGAACAGTCGTACAGGGCCGCGACTTCACCGGAGACGTCGGCGGCACCGTGGTCAAGGACTCCCACGGGCCCGTCCACACCGGACACGGCGACATCTACCAGAACTCCCGTCATGACTCGGGCGGCCGGCACTTCTCGGGCCACGGGATGACGTACTTCGAGGGAGACAACCACGGCGGCGTCCAGCATCAGTTCCGTGCGCCGGATCCCCGCGAGGACGGCGGCCGGTGA
- a CDS encoding helix-turn-helix domain-containing protein gives MPSSVEFGEELRKRRLEAGLSLTALSGAVHYSKAQLSKVERGIKSPSGDLVRLCDAVLGADGALIALAVKAPADAPARPGPGQLGEEEWIMQLSPDGPNRFQPIGRREVMGAGLASLMTWRSNGTGPVAPAAGAGMLEASRSLFAHYRRLGQTVEPGLLLPVLIAQTHTLRELSAQADTGTRRQLLALGSRYAEYVGWLVQETGDDRAALWWTQRAVDLAAAGGDQALAGYALVRRALVTLYREDAGQTVALARRAQNGSLPPRIRGLAAQREAQGHALAGDLDACLRALDRARDLLARQEDGSGEPVIGTMHLPDSVGMVTGWCLVDLGRPQRASEELDRQLGLVAPDAVRTRVRYGVRRALAHATAGEIDHACVLTASLLDGVAAVRSATVTTDLRRLARVLARHADHPAVRRLGPRLGTLSRLPTS, from the coding sequence GTGCCGTCGTCCGTCGAGTTCGGCGAGGAACTGAGAAAACGGCGTCTGGAAGCGGGGCTGAGCCTCACGGCCCTGTCCGGCGCCGTGCATTACAGCAAAGCGCAGTTGAGCAAAGTCGAGCGAGGTATCAAGTCGCCCAGCGGCGACCTCGTCCGGCTGTGCGATGCCGTCCTCGGTGCCGACGGGGCACTGATCGCGCTGGCCGTGAAGGCCCCTGCCGACGCACCTGCCCGGCCCGGGCCGGGGCAACTCGGAGAGGAGGAATGGATCATGCAGTTGTCGCCGGACGGCCCGAACCGGTTCCAGCCCATCGGGCGGCGGGAGGTGATGGGTGCCGGCCTCGCTTCGCTGATGACATGGCGGTCGAACGGCACGGGACCCGTTGCCCCGGCTGCGGGAGCCGGCATGCTCGAAGCGTCCCGCTCGCTGTTCGCGCACTATCGGAGACTCGGCCAGACCGTGGAACCGGGTCTGCTCCTGCCCGTCCTGATCGCCCAGACACACACCCTGCGGGAACTGTCGGCCCAGGCCGACACCGGCACCCGTCGGCAGCTCCTGGCACTCGGTTCCCGGTATGCCGAGTACGTCGGCTGGCTGGTACAGGAGACCGGGGACGACCGGGCGGCACTGTGGTGGACGCAGCGCGCGGTGGATCTCGCGGCAGCCGGCGGCGACCAGGCACTGGCCGGCTACGCGCTGGTCCGCCGAGCCCTGGTCACGCTCTACCGGGAGGACGCCGGGCAGACGGTGGCGCTGGCCCGTCGCGCTCAGAACGGCTCGCTGCCACCGCGGATCCGCGGACTGGCCGCGCAACGCGAGGCTCAGGGCCATGCGCTCGCGGGCGACCTCGATGCCTGTCTGCGCGCTCTGGACCGCGCTCGTGACCTCCTCGCCCGTCAAGAGGACGGTTCCGGCGAACCGGTGATAGGCACCATGCACCTCCCGGACTCGGTCGGCATGGTCACCGGCTGGTGCCTGGTCGATCTCGGCCGACCACAGCGGGCGAGCGAGGAGTTGGACCGGCAACTCGGCCTGGTCGCCCCGGACGCCGTGCGCACGCGGGTGCGGTACGGCGTGCGCCGTGCGCTCGCCCATGCCACCGCCGGCGAGATCGACCATGCCTGTGTGCTGACGGCTTCGCTGCTCGACGGCGTGGCCGCGGTGCGTTCAGCCACCGTCACAACCGACCTCCGACGCCTGGCCAGGGTTCTGGCCCGCCACGCGGACCACCCGGCGGTGCGCCGCCTCGGCCCACGGCTCGGCACGTTGTCACGCTTGCCCACTTCCTGA
- a CDS encoding type III polyketide synthase has product MAVLCKPAIAVPEYIITRDDTLELARQLHADHAQLNLVLRLIEHTGVVRRHLIQPIDKVLEHPGFDARSAIYEEESKARVPDVVRKALDEAELEPREIDLIIYVSCTGFMMPSLTAWLINHMGFRSDTRQVPIAQLGCAAGGAAINRAHDFCQAYPDANVLIVACEFCSLCYQPEDVGVGSLLSNGLFGDAVAAAVMRGKGGRGVHLERNASYLIPHTEDWISYAVRSTGFHFQLDKRVPGTMEPLAPALRSLAEEHQWDAGNLDFYIVHAGGPRILDDLSRFLGVPHEAFRFSRATLTEYGNIASAVVLDALARMFDEASAEEGQRGLLAGFGPGITAEMALGTWSSAN; this is encoded by the coding sequence ATGGCCGTTTTGTGCAAGCCGGCAATCGCGGTCCCTGAATACATCATCACCAGGGACGACACCCTCGAACTGGCACGACAGCTGCACGCCGACCACGCACAGCTGAATCTCGTGCTGCGACTGATCGAGCATACGGGCGTCGTACGACGGCATCTGATCCAGCCGATCGACAAGGTGCTGGAACACCCGGGGTTCGACGCCCGCAGCGCTATCTACGAAGAGGAGTCCAAGGCACGCGTCCCCGACGTGGTGCGCAAGGCCCTCGACGAGGCGGAGCTGGAGCCACGCGAGATCGACCTGATCATCTACGTGTCGTGCACCGGCTTCATGATGCCGTCGCTGACGGCGTGGCTCATCAACCACATGGGGTTCCGGTCGGACACCCGGCAGGTTCCGATAGCCCAACTCGGGTGCGCCGCGGGCGGTGCCGCGATCAATCGCGCGCATGACTTCTGCCAGGCATACCCGGACGCCAACGTCCTCATCGTCGCCTGCGAGTTCTGCTCGCTGTGCTACCAGCCCGAGGACGTGGGAGTCGGATCGCTGCTGTCCAACGGCCTGTTCGGGGACGCGGTGGCGGCGGCCGTGATGCGCGGCAAGGGCGGCAGGGGCGTCCATCTGGAGCGCAACGCCTCGTACCTGATACCGCACACGGAGGACTGGATCTCCTACGCGGTGCGTTCCACGGGATTCCACTTCCAGCTCGACAAGCGGGTCCCGGGCACGATGGAGCCGCTCGCACCGGCGCTCCGCTCCCTCGCGGAAGAGCACCAATGGGACGCCGGCAACCTGGACTTCTACATCGTCCACGCGGGCGGCCCGCGCATCCTCGACGACCTCAGTCGCTTCCTGGGCGTACCTCACGAGGCGTTCCGGTTCAGCCGGGCGACGCTGACCGAGTACGGCAACATCGCCAGCGCGGTGGTGCTCGACGCCCTGGCCCGCATGTTCGACGAGGCGTCGGCCGAGGAAGGACAGCGCGGCCTGCTGGCCGGCTTCGGCCCCGGCATCACCGCCGAAATGGCACTGGGGACGTGGTCGTCGGCCAACTGA